The Natrinema sp. HArc-T2 genome has a segment encoding these proteins:
- a CDS encoding orc1/cdc6 family replication initiation protein, translating to MPRFERKQNIFRNKDALGESYQPERIEERDDEIEAYMDALQPIIDGWEPNNIFLYGNTGVGKTAVTDYLLDVLQEDVTRYDDVDLSVLSVNCKTLNSSYQVAVELVNTLRPAGAEISTTGYPQQTVFKKLYSELEALGGTVVIVLDEIDSIGDRDELLYELPRARSNGYLEATKVGLIGISNDFKFREQLDPRVQDTLCERELQFPPYEASELTNILESRAEVAIADDSCDDGVLNLCAALAARDSGSARQALDLLRLAGEVAENNDDEEIQEYHVDQARSKLEQERVEEGMRELTTHGRLALLAVVSKAAKESTPCRTRELYQEYEALCESAGTDSLAQRSVHNHLSDLRMLGILSAKENRSGSRGNYYSYELDVPFTSAVDAMADVLYLDAEIETIRDIARMNGVV from the coding sequence ATGCCTCGGTTCGAGCGGAAGCAGAACATCTTCCGGAACAAGGACGCCCTGGGGGAGTCGTACCAGCCCGAACGGATCGAAGAGCGCGACGACGAGATCGAGGCGTATATGGATGCGCTCCAGCCCATCATCGACGGCTGGGAGCCGAACAACATCTTTCTCTACGGAAATACGGGCGTCGGCAAGACCGCCGTCACGGACTACCTCCTCGACGTCCTTCAGGAAGACGTCACGAGATACGACGACGTCGACCTCTCTGTGCTCAGTGTCAACTGCAAGACGCTCAACTCGTCGTATCAGGTCGCCGTCGAACTGGTCAACACGCTTCGACCCGCCGGTGCCGAGATCAGCACGACCGGCTACCCCCAACAGACCGTCTTCAAGAAACTCTACAGCGAACTCGAGGCACTCGGCGGCACGGTCGTCATCGTCTTAGACGAGATCGACTCGATCGGCGACCGCGACGAACTGCTGTACGAACTCCCGCGGGCACGCTCAAATGGCTATCTCGAGGCGACGAAAGTCGGTCTCATCGGCATCAGCAACGACTTCAAGTTCCGCGAACAGCTCGATCCCCGCGTCCAGGACACGCTCTGTGAGCGCGAACTCCAGTTTCCACCCTACGAGGCGTCCGAACTGACGAACATCCTCGAGTCACGGGCCGAGGTTGCGATCGCGGACGACAGCTGTGACGACGGCGTCCTGAACCTCTGTGCAGCACTCGCCGCACGCGACAGCGGGAGCGCCCGGCAGGCGCTTGATCTGCTCCGGCTGGCGGGGGAAGTCGCGGAGAACAACGACGACGAGGAGATTCAGGAATACCACGTCGATCAGGCACGCTCGAAACTCGAGCAGGAACGCGTCGAAGAGGGAATGCGGGAACTGACGACCCACGGTCGCCTCGCCTTGCTGGCGGTCGTCTCGAAAGCCGCCAAGGAGTCGACGCCCTGTCGAACGCGGGAACTCTACCAGGAGTACGAGGCGTTGTGTGAGTCGGCGGGGACCGACTCGCTCGCCCAGCGATCGGTGCACAACCACCTCTCCGATCTCCGGATGCTCGGCATCCTCTCGGCAAAGGAAAACCGCAGCGGGTCTCGAGGCAACTACTACAGTTACGAACTCGACGTCCCGTTTACGAGCGCCGTCGACGCGATGGCCGACGTCCTCTATCTCGACGCGGAGATCGAGACGATCCGCGACATCGCACGGATGAACGGCGTCGTCTGA
- a CDS encoding HNH endonuclease, which translates to MGREKRNIAVRFFGGAGNYTTVLEQLCTFVLTENPTETAVLEWCRSNTRATSDDGIRRRLTFLEGIGLLAIDPDRVRLTQRGMAWLSETDPAVLYERLSDTVRGFETMLKALLDGPKTDAELGTAIATAHSEVNWTDASGPAQHRGWLQSLGYVERSDGVNSLTNSGRELARRQTSTYPVLERGASYTQPDLEDAFDTSFGSYIKGINPRTNDEGELSYIIVKAREDGPYGDEIDGERFTYIGEGVPEKGDQQLTGANSALLEQSACSTIPVYFFYQPADSDTLRYEGLVDIVDTEYVARDDRMVYQFTMETLEIDPERFETVSESVSGEIEEDEPALTDDEDEFTEVQRRVRSSSFAKTVAAAYDARCAICGAARESPDGTTDIEAAHIYPKRENGRDTVRNGLALCRLHHWAFDSGWLAVADDYRILVADRPDLEGYEEFESLENESLTLPTNEEQRPHATFLAAHRERHGFESP; encoded by the coding sequence ATGGGACGAGAAAAGCGCAACATCGCGGTCCGGTTTTTCGGCGGCGCGGGGAACTACACGACCGTTCTCGAGCAACTCTGCACGTTCGTTCTCACAGAGAACCCGACCGAAACGGCAGTCCTCGAGTGGTGTCGATCGAACACACGGGCGACGAGTGATGACGGCATCCGACGTCGCCTGACATTTCTCGAGGGAATCGGCCTCCTCGCGATCGATCCGGATCGCGTTCGACTCACCCAGCGTGGCATGGCGTGGCTCTCGGAGACCGATCCGGCGGTGCTCTACGAACGGCTCTCGGACACCGTCCGCGGCTTCGAGACGATGCTCAAGGCGCTGCTCGATGGTCCGAAGACGGACGCTGAGTTAGGGACGGCGATCGCGACCGCCCATTCCGAGGTCAACTGGACTGACGCGTCCGGCCCCGCCCAACATCGGGGCTGGCTGCAGAGTCTCGGCTACGTCGAACGCTCCGACGGCGTGAACTCGCTGACGAACAGCGGCCGGGAACTGGCACGGCGACAGACCTCGACGTATCCAGTTCTCGAGCGGGGCGCGTCGTACACACAGCCCGACCTCGAGGACGCCTTCGACACCAGCTTCGGTTCCTACATCAAGGGCATCAATCCGCGAACGAACGACGAGGGAGAGCTCTCGTACATCATCGTCAAAGCTCGCGAGGACGGCCCTTACGGCGATGAGATCGACGGTGAGCGCTTTACATACATCGGCGAAGGCGTACCCGAGAAAGGCGATCAACAGTTGACCGGTGCTAACAGCGCGCTCCTCGAGCAGTCAGCGTGCTCGACCATCCCGGTGTACTTCTTTTACCAGCCGGCAGACAGCGATACGCTCCGGTACGAAGGACTGGTCGACATCGTCGACACCGAGTATGTCGCTCGGGACGACCGGATGGTCTATCAGTTTACCATGGAGACCCTCGAGATCGACCCGGAACGGTTCGAGACGGTCTCAGAGTCTGTTTCCGGGGAGATCGAGGAAGACGAACCAGCGCTGACCGACGACGAAGACGAGTTCACCGAGGTCCAGCGGCGAGTCCGCTCGAGTTCGTTCGCGAAGACAGTCGCAGCCGCCTACGACGCCCGGTGTGCCATCTGCGGGGCTGCCCGTGAGTCCCCCGACGGCACCACCGATATCGAGGCTGCACACATCTATCCCAAACGAGAGAACGGGCGTGATACCGTTCGAAACGGGCTCGCCCTCTGTCGGCTCCATCACTGGGCGTTCGACAGCGGCTGGCTCGCGGTGGCCGACGACTATCGGATCCTAGTCGCCGATCGGCCCGATCTCGAGGGGTACGAGGAGTTCGAGTCACTCGAGAACGAGTCACTCACGCTGCCCACGAACGAGGAACAGCGGCCACACGCGACATTCCTCGCTGCACATCGCGAACGGCACGGGTTCGAATCGCCATAG
- a CDS encoding DCC1-like thiol-disulfide oxidoreductase family protein: MTDAILVYDDDCGFCTWWAEFFAARSDIRLVGFRDLTDELRERLPDDYKECAHLVTDDAVYSCGAAIDEALLRADIGGPVDDVVTFLRQFEDYEQYREQAYRWIANNRDRLGTYLSTTPPARRESRDR, from the coding sequence ATGACCGATGCAATCCTCGTCTACGACGATGACTGTGGGTTCTGTACGTGGTGGGCCGAGTTCTTCGCGGCGCGGTCGGACATCCGTCTCGTCGGCTTTCGCGACCTCACCGACGAGTTACGCGAGCGCCTGCCCGACGACTACAAGGAGTGTGCACATCTTGTGACCGACGACGCGGTCTACTCCTGTGGGGCCGCGATCGACGAAGCGCTCCTCCGCGCTGACATCGGCGGCCCCGTCGACGACGTCGTCACGTTCCTCCGGCAGTTCGAGGACTACGAGCAGTACCGCGAGCAAGCGTATCGGTGGATCGCGAACAACCGCGATCGGTTGGGGACGTATCTCTCGACGACGCCGCCGGCACGTCGAGAATCCCGCGACAGGTGA
- a CDS encoding heavy metal translocating P-type ATPase, with protein sequence MSDRRAGDDQFDRCRLCGAPLSQTAGEPVSSGFCSMGCRDIAAEFGASDDDAPAERGADAHAESGTDRERTATERATADDPDTVSTFLRVDGMHSATCEAFLEAVAEDHEGVREAEASYVTETVRVGHDPDRVSATELEDALSTVGYTAYLREEATADDETGGTRRSREMSGIRKRRAEDMLEMRYIVGIVFGSFLLLPFVAVFYPMYLTEFTNWGAISHFEGAFTGFSGPLYLPLFLIMTGAILYLTGGYLLRGAYISLKLRRPTTDLLASLTIVSAYVFSIIVSGLGRNDIYFDLTIVVASVVMGATYYEATVKRRATDRLTDLTVSQVDTARYYADDGSTTEISVADLESGDRVLVREGERIPVDGTLAEGECAVDEAVVTGESLPVTKREGDPVVGGSIVTTDAAIVDVGERTTSSIDRLMRVVWNVQSADHGVTRRADELAARLAPIVLAVPVVVGAGSLLLGASALTTALAALMTLMVVSPWALGFATPYSVATSLEEALERGIVVFDETVFERLRAVDVVVFDKTGTLTTGEMSVLEADAPDDLLTAAAALEQRAAHPAATAIAEAFDGGNSDADGSDADGAARTDGGTATTGGLTVEEFHTHATGVEGRVDGRTVLVGHPDLFREREWTIDDDLAARLERTREAGHLPVVVGRDGAAEGIVVVGDEPRETWDETVTALDDAGIDVVVLTGDDATAADVFDRHPGVDHVFAGVSPEGKTAAVERMKVDNRVAMVGDGTNDAPALAAADLGISLGSGTALAADAADVAIVDNDLAAVDQAFTLARAARDRLRQNLGLAFVYNAIAIPPAVLGLVNPLVTTVAVVVGASLIAANAERSLIND encoded by the coding sequence GTGAGCGATCGACGCGCGGGCGACGACCAGTTCGACCGCTGTCGGCTGTGTGGGGCTCCGCTCTCGCAGACTGCCGGCGAGCCCGTCTCGAGTGGCTTCTGTTCGATGGGCTGTCGCGATATCGCCGCCGAGTTCGGCGCGAGCGATGACGACGCGCCAGCCGAGCGCGGAGCTGATGCCCACGCCGAGTCTGGAACCGACAGGGAGCGCACAGCGACCGAACGAGCGACCGCAGACGATCCCGACACCGTCAGCACGTTCCTCCGGGTCGACGGCATGCACTCGGCGACCTGCGAGGCGTTCCTCGAGGCTGTCGCGGAAGACCACGAGGGCGTTCGCGAGGCCGAGGCGAGTTACGTCACCGAGACGGTCCGGGTCGGCCACGATCCGGATCGGGTCTCGGCGACCGAGCTCGAGGATGCGCTGAGCACGGTCGGCTACACGGCCTATCTGCGGGAGGAGGCGACCGCCGACGACGAGACCGGCGGGACGCGACGGTCACGAGAGATGTCCGGCATCCGGAAGCGCCGCGCGGAGGATATGCTCGAGATGCGGTACATCGTGGGGATCGTCTTCGGCTCGTTCCTCCTGTTGCCGTTCGTGGCCGTCTTCTACCCGATGTACCTGACCGAGTTTACCAACTGGGGCGCGATCTCGCACTTCGAGGGCGCGTTCACCGGGTTCAGCGGCCCGCTGTATCTGCCGCTGTTTCTGATCATGACCGGGGCGATCCTCTATCTGACCGGCGGCTATCTCCTCCGGGGCGCATACATTAGCCTCAAACTCCGGCGACCGACCACGGACCTGCTCGCGTCGCTGACGATCGTCAGCGCGTACGTCTTCAGCATCATCGTCTCCGGACTCGGGCGCAACGACATCTACTTCGACCTGACGATCGTCGTCGCGTCGGTCGTGATGGGCGCGACCTACTACGAGGCGACGGTCAAGCGCCGTGCGACCGACCGGCTGACCGATCTTACCGTCTCGCAGGTCGATACAGCCCGGTACTACGCCGACGACGGCTCGACGACGGAAATCTCCGTCGCCGACCTCGAGTCGGGTGATCGGGTCCTCGTCCGAGAGGGCGAGCGCATCCCCGTCGACGGGACCCTGGCAGAGGGCGAGTGTGCGGTCGACGAGGCCGTGGTTACCGGCGAGTCACTACCGGTGACGAAACGCGAGGGTGACCCGGTGGTCGGTGGCTCGATCGTCACGACCGACGCAGCGATCGTCGATGTCGGCGAGCGGACGACCAGCAGCATCGACCGGCTCATGCGAGTCGTCTGGAACGTCCAGAGCGCAGACCACGGTGTCACGCGCCGGGCCGATGAACTCGCGGCACGACTCGCGCCGATCGTCCTCGCGGTCCCGGTCGTCGTCGGCGCAGGGTCACTACTGCTCGGGGCGAGCGCACTGACGACCGCACTGGCCGCGCTCATGACTCTCATGGTCGTCAGCCCGTGGGCGCTCGGTTTCGCGACGCCGTACTCCGTCGCGACGAGTCTTGAGGAAGCCCTCGAGCGCGGCATCGTCGTCTTCGACGAGACGGTCTTCGAGCGCCTGCGTGCGGTCGACGTCGTCGTCTTCGACAAGACCGGGACGCTGACGACCGGCGAGATGTCGGTCCTCGAGGCCGACGCGCCCGATGACCTCTTGACTGCTGCTGCCGCGCTCGAGCAGCGTGCGGCCCATCCGGCGGCGACGGCGATCGCCGAGGCGTTCGACGGCGGAAATAGTGACGCCGATGGAAGCGACGCCGACGGTGCGGCTCGTACGGACGGCGGAACGGCGACGACTGGCGGGCTGACGGTAGAGGAGTTCCACACCCACGCCACCGGCGTCGAGGGACGCGTCGACGGGCGAACGGTGCTCGTCGGTCACCCCGACCTCTTCCGAGAGCGCGAGTGGACGATCGACGACGACCTCGCGGCGCGACTCGAGCGCACACGGGAAGCAGGCCACCTCCCGGTCGTCGTCGGGCGAGACGGGGCCGCGGAGGGGATCGTCGTCGTCGGCGACGAACCCCGCGAGACGTGGGACGAGACGGTCACGGCGCTGGACGACGCGGGGATCGACGTCGTCGTCCTGACCGGCGACGACGCAACGGCAGCCGACGTCTTCGACCGTCATCCCGGCGTCGATCACGTCTTCGCCGGCGTCTCGCCGGAGGGGAAGACGGCAGCCGTCGAGCGGATGAAAGTCGACAATCGAGTGGCGATGGTTGGCGACGGAACGAACGACGCGCCGGCGCTCGCCGCGGCCGATCTCGGGATCTCACTGGGCAGTGGCACGGCACTCGCCGCCGACGCGGCCGACGTTGCGATCGTCGACAACGACCTGGCTGCCGTCGATCAGGCATTTACACTGGCGCGGGCCGCACGGGACCGGCTCCGGCAGAACCTCGGCCTCGCGTTCGTCTACAACGCGATCGCCATCCCGCCAGCCGTCCTCGGCCTCGTGAACCCGCTGGTGACGACCGTCGCCGTCGTGGTCGGCGCGTCCCTTATCGCTGCCAACGCGGAACGGTCGCTGATCAACGACTAA
- a CDS encoding WD40/YVTN/BNR-like repeat-containing protein encodes MDTYDAPSVEGFVPFFRRYAQTWIHAVAAACMTAFGTLTIVHRGFAILALASYVLPPIVLYLRGPSTDRAERDTTTDRAETVASDDGSTDAGTVPLEHVESEGSTAIEADDIAVDRATESESPERWAVVAVPTEATLRDVCVTATGAVYAVGEDGLVLAGRITDRADRGWEIALEDGPDAAEEDLHGVDATADGAVVWVAGDSGAVGRLEATTGRHTDYTAPAEITDNWLGVAVGGPAGDETVLLINGSGAVLTGRYRDGDLSWNEPVTPGSGSSLSGVALADASVGYCCDTNDDVFETTDGGDSFARVGPVGADGTLENLATLGRDDCFVSADDGVVHRYDGGTWTPERVGEEAICGITRREGETIVCDADGTIHERTAMAAWTRADTVASESLLAVSVDNEGNRAVAVGENGTVVERR; translated from the coding sequence ATGGATACGTACGACGCGCCGTCCGTCGAGGGGTTCGTTCCGTTCTTTCGCCGCTACGCGCAGACGTGGATACACGCGGTCGCGGCGGCCTGCATGACTGCATTCGGGACGCTGACGATCGTCCATCGCGGGTTCGCCATCCTCGCGCTCGCGTCGTACGTTTTGCCGCCGATCGTGCTGTACCTGCGCGGACCGTCGACTGACCGTGCCGAGAGAGACACCACTACCGACCGAGCGGAGACGGTGGCGTCCGACGACGGGTCAACGGACGCGGGCACAGTGCCGCTCGAGCACGTCGAGTCCGAAGGCAGCACTGCCATCGAAGCCGACGACATCGCAGTCGACCGAGCGACCGAATCTGAGTCCCCCGAACGCTGGGCCGTCGTCGCGGTCCCCACCGAGGCGACGCTCCGGGACGTCTGTGTGACTGCGACGGGCGCGGTCTACGCGGTGGGTGAAGACGGCCTGGTTCTCGCTGGAAGAATCACTGACAGAGCCGACCGTGGCTGGGAAATCGCGCTCGAGGACGGACCGGATGCCGCGGAAGAGGACCTTCACGGTGTCGACGCCACGGCCGACGGAGCGGTCGTCTGGGTCGCCGGCGACAGCGGCGCGGTGGGCCGGCTCGAGGCGACGACCGGTCGCCACACCGATTACACGGCACCCGCGGAGATCACTGACAACTGGCTGGGGGTCGCCGTCGGCGGGCCGGCCGGCGACGAGACGGTCCTGTTGATCAACGGCTCCGGTGCAGTGCTCACGGGTCGCTATCGCGATGGCGACCTGTCTTGGAACGAGCCCGTTACGCCCGGCAGCGGCTCGAGTCTGAGCGGCGTTGCGCTCGCCGACGCGTCGGTCGGCTACTGCTGTGATACGAACGACGACGTTTTCGAGACGACCGACGGCGGCGACTCGTTTGCTCGCGTCGGGCCGGTGGGTGCCGACGGGACGCTCGAGAACCTCGCGACGCTGGGACGAGACGACTGTTTCGTGAGTGCCGACGACGGTGTCGTCCACCGCTACGACGGGGGAACGTGGACGCCCGAACGGGTCGGCGAGGAAGCGATCTGTGGGATCACGCGACGCGAGGGGGAGACGATCGTCTGCGATGCGGACGGGACGATCCACGAGCGGACAGCGATGGCAGCGTGGACGCGGGCCGACACGGTCGCATCCGAGTCGCTGCTCGCTGTCTCGGTCGACAACGAGGGCAACCGAGCAGTCGCGGTGGGTGAGAACGGGACCGTCGTCGAACGGCGATGA
- a CDS encoding sulfatase has translation MPDGNGREDEPHRTVRNVVLVVLDTARAKSVDTKPMPTLTGLAEAGTAFESAFATAPWTLPSHASLFTGTYPSEHGTHGGHTYLNADLRTLPEAFADAGFETIGVSNNTWITEEFGFDRGFDDLRKGWQYIQSDADMGAVVRGENLREKLVAMRNRLFDGNPLVNTANVLYSEFAQPSGDDGAARATDWIADWLDGRDGDRPFFLFCNFIEPHVEYDPPREHAERFLPDGASYEDATAIRQDPRAYDCEEYDLSDREFAMLRGLYRAELAYVDHQLGQLRTALEDAGEWEDTLFVVCGDHGEHIGEHGFFGHQYNLYDTVLNVPLVFCGGPFADGERRHDLVQLLDLPATLLETAGVDDPALREQWSSRSLHPNSSDDAREAVFAEYVAPQPSIERLEARFGEIPDRVRTFDRRLRAVRTSEYKYVCGDDGFERLHHLQAEPLEHTDSSDDDTERARTLRRRLEERFDPFEAASGSDDGASADVEIRAGTKDRLAELGYL, from the coding sequence ATGCCAGACGGAAACGGACGTGAGGACGAGCCACATAGGACCGTGCGGAACGTCGTTCTCGTGGTTCTCGATACGGCTCGAGCGAAAAGCGTCGACACGAAGCCGATGCCAACGCTGACGGGCTTGGCCGAGGCGGGAACCGCCTTCGAGAGCGCCTTTGCGACCGCGCCCTGGACGCTGCCCTCTCATGCATCGCTCTTCACCGGGACCTACCCTTCCGAGCACGGCACCCACGGCGGACACACCTATCTCAATGCTGACTTGCGAACGCTGCCCGAGGCGTTCGCCGACGCGGGATTCGAAACGATCGGTGTCTCGAACAACACCTGGATCACCGAGGAGTTCGGTTTCGACCGCGGGTTCGACGACCTTCGCAAGGGCTGGCAGTACATCCAGTCCGACGCCGACATGGGGGCCGTGGTTCGCGGTGAGAACCTCCGAGAGAAGCTCGTGGCGATGCGAAACCGACTTTTCGACGGCAACCCGCTGGTCAACACCGCCAACGTCCTCTACAGCGAGTTCGCACAGCCATCGGGCGACGACGGCGCTGCCCGGGCAACCGACTGGATCGCCGACTGGCTCGACGGTCGGGACGGCGACCGTCCGTTTTTCCTGTTCTGTAACTTCATCGAACCCCACGTCGAGTACGATCCACCACGGGAGCACGCCGAGCGATTCCTTCCCGACGGAGCCAGCTACGAGGACGCGACCGCGATCCGACAAGACCCCCGTGCCTACGACTGCGAGGAGTACGACCTCTCGGACCGCGAATTTGCCATGCTCCGCGGCCTCTATCGTGCGGAACTTGCCTACGTCGACCACCAACTCGGCCAGCTCCGGACCGCGCTCGAGGACGCCGGCGAGTGGGAAGACACCCTGTTCGTCGTCTGTGGCGACCACGGCGAGCACATCGGCGAGCACGGCTTTTTCGGCCACCAGTACAACCTCTACGACACGGTACTCAACGTCCCGCTCGTGTTCTGTGGCGGCCCCTTCGCCGACGGCGAGCGACGCCACGATCTCGTGCAACTGCTCGATCTGCCCGCGACGCTGCTCGAGACCGCTGGCGTCGACGACCCCGCACTGCGTGAGCAGTGGTCGAGCCGATCGCTTCACCCCAACTCGAGCGACGACGCTCGCGAGGCCGTCTTCGCCGAATACGTCGCCCCGCAGCCATCGATCGAGCGGCTCGAGGCTCGCTTCGGCGAGATTCCCGACCGCGTCCGAACGTTCGACCGACGGCTGCGGGCGGTCCGCACGAGCGAGTACAAATACGTCTGCGGCGACGACGGCTTCGAGCGGCTTCACCATCTCCAGGCCGAGCCGCTCGAGCACACTGATAGCAGCGACGACGACACCGAGCGAGCGCGCACGCTTCGCCGCCGACTCGAGGAACGGTTCGACCCGTTCGAGGCGGCCAGCGGATCGGACGACGGGGCGTCAGCAGACGTCGAGATCCGTGCGGGGACGAAAGACCGACTCGCGGAACTGGGCTATCTGTAA
- a CDS encoding phosphatase PAP2 family protein: MSRGIGWFDSFRAVAPDWSVVLLGLVTQLGDVWFLGFLVGIVYWAATPDRRDEAATVLGVTLAGLSLITGLKAVFALSRPDRVLVAVETLPETVHPLYRATATATGYGFPSGHALMTTIVYLSLAEYLSVGTRRQRYLGAAGIVTAVGFSRVALGVHYVVDVVAGIVVGIAFLLLAAELFDRYPDHRGTVGFALAVAIAALSLVPARADPDAVLLVGTSLGAFAGWQLAALVRDLEAGAGPIRASRLLTARAVVAALVVVALAAVSVSYWAVPVIAGSGLLGVAAAAFVTAPVLYRSDHIGELVRGSPTRSQ; encoded by the coding sequence ATGTCTCGAGGGATCGGCTGGTTCGACTCGTTTCGTGCGGTCGCCCCCGACTGGAGTGTCGTGCTTCTCGGGCTGGTGACCCAGCTCGGCGACGTGTGGTTTCTCGGCTTCCTCGTCGGCATCGTCTACTGGGCGGCAACGCCGGACCGCCGGGACGAGGCCGCGACCGTTCTCGGGGTGACGTTGGCCGGCCTCTCGTTGATCACGGGCCTGAAAGCGGTCTTCGCGCTCTCGCGGCCCGACCGGGTGCTCGTGGCAGTCGAGACGCTACCGGAGACGGTCCACCCGCTATACCGGGCCACCGCGACGGCAACCGGCTACGGCTTCCCGAGCGGTCACGCCCTGATGACGACGATCGTCTATCTGAGTCTGGCCGAATACCTCTCGGTGGGCACGCGCCGGCAGCGATACCTCGGTGCGGCGGGAATCGTCACCGCCGTCGGGTTCTCCCGCGTCGCACTCGGCGTTCACTACGTCGTCGACGTCGTGGCCGGCATCGTCGTCGGGATAGCGTTTCTGTTGCTCGCGGCCGAACTCTTCGACCGGTATCCGGACCACCGCGGCACGGTCGGATTCGCGCTCGCGGTCGCCATCGCTGCGCTCTCGCTCGTGCCGGCCCGGGCGGATCCCGACGCCGTCCTGTTGGTCGGGACGTCGCTGGGCGCGTTCGCCGGCTGGCAACTCGCCGCCCTCGTTCGCGACCTCGAGGCCGGTGCCGGGCCGATCCGAGCCAGTCGGCTGCTGACTGCCAGAGCGGTCGTCGCGGCCCTCGTCGTCGTCGCGCTCGCTGCCGTCTCGGTCTCGTACTGGGCCGTGCCAGTGATCGCTGGGAGCGGCCTCCTCGGAGTGGCCGCCGCCGCGTTCGTCACGGCACCGGTCCTGTATCGCTCGGATCACATCGGCGAACTCGTCCGGGGCTCGCCGACTCGGTCGCAGTAG
- a CDS encoding YeiH family protein, producing the protein MNSRRLLPGFVALCLGAVLARSLASTAGVNHLLVAIALGAVVANVTDVPDGLEPGIATHKLWLSAGIVLMGASISTATLLELGGRVFLVMIAVAAVTLVVVELLARNVFGLAERLGSLLAAGASICGVSAVVAVAGAVRARETQVAYAAATVLLFDAITIAVYPLVGDLLDLSSTVFGVWAGVSMFSTGPVVAVGFAHSELAGQWATMTKLSRNALIGVVVLAYASYYARSGDGNTPSVRTLWAEFPKFVVGFLALAAVSSLGVFSTAQQTSLEHAYNWLFLLAFVGLGTEIQLGELRQTGLVPAFVVLLSLLVASSLSLLLLLVLL; encoded by the coding sequence ATGAACAGTCGTCGGCTGCTCCCGGGATTCGTCGCCCTCTGTCTCGGTGCCGTTCTCGCACGGTCGCTCGCCAGCACTGCTGGCGTCAACCACCTGCTCGTCGCCATCGCGCTCGGGGCTGTCGTCGCCAACGTCACCGACGTTCCGGACGGCCTCGAGCCAGGCATCGCGACGCACAAGCTGTGGTTGAGCGCCGGGATCGTCCTGATGGGTGCGTCGATCTCGACTGCGACCCTGCTCGAGCTCGGCGGTCGCGTCTTCCTCGTCATGATCGCCGTCGCGGCCGTCACGCTGGTCGTCGTCGAACTCCTCGCGCGAAACGTCTTCGGACTGGCCGAACGACTCGGCTCGCTGCTTGCAGCCGGGGCAAGTATCTGTGGCGTCTCTGCGGTCGTCGCGGTCGCCGGTGCCGTCCGTGCACGGGAAACACAGGTCGCCTACGCCGCGGCGACAGTGCTGCTGTTCGACGCGATAACGATCGCCGTCTATCCGCTCGTCGGCGACCTGCTGGATCTCTCGAGTACGGTCTTCGGGGTCTGGGCCGGCGTCAGCATGTTTTCGACGGGACCGGTCGTGGCGGTCGGCTTTGCCCACTCCGAGCTGGCCGGCCAGTGGGCGACGATGACGAAGCTCTCGCGCAACGCCCTGATCGGCGTCGTCGTGCTCGCGTACGCGAGCTACTACGCCCGGTCCGGCGACGGCAACACGCCGTCCGTACGAACTCTCTGGGCGGAGTTTCCGAAGTTCGTCGTTGGTTTTCTCGCACTTGCTGCGGTCTCGAGTCTCGGTGTCTTCTCGACGGCCCAGCAGACCTCGCTCGAGCACGCGTACAACTGGCTGTTCCTGCTGGCGTTCGTCGGTCTCGGGACGGAGATCCAACTCGGTGAGCTCCGCCAGACGGGGCTGGTACCCGCGTTCGTCGTCCTGCTGTCGTTGCTCGTCGCAAGCAGCCTCTCGCTGTTGCTCCTGCTCGTCCTGCTCTGA